The genomic segment GTGCGAATTTGCTTAAACAGGTAATAATCGTTTTTCTCAGGGTATATACAGGTTTTTATAGGGCTATTTATTATAGTTGCGGAATCGCTGTTGAAAAATGGCGGGTTTTTGTATAAACCAGTATGAATCTCTCCCGGCTTTCGCACTGAGTTTCGACGAAAAGAGTCCTTCCGTACCTTATGCTATATCATTTTTTACAAACTTGACGGCTCTTATATTATCCATCTTTGCCAGCTCAAGCATGATTTTGTCTTCTATCTGGTTATCAAGCGTCAATATGGTAGTAGCGTCGCCGCCGGTTATCTTTCTTGCCATCTGCAAACTGGCTATATTTATGTTTTCTTTACCCAAAAGAGTTCCAATTTTACCAACCATACCCGGAACGTCCTTATTGATGATTATCAACATATAAGTTGCCGGTTCAAGATCAATATCATATCCAAAAAGACGGGAAATCCTGATGTTATTCTTTCCGAAAACGGTACCTCCAATGGAATTTCTTCCTTTATCCGTGGTAATGGCAACTTTGATAAAGCTGGTGTACTCCTTAATGAGGTTTGATTTGGATTCATTTACAAGGATATTTTTCTCTTTAATAATATGAGGGGCGTTAACAAAATTTACCGGCTCCTTTGTTATGGGTGTAAGGACCCCTCTTACAATTGAAAGCGTCAGATAGGAAGTATTAAAATCGCAAACCTGTCCGGTGTATTCTATCTCAACTTTTTTTATCGGTCCATCTATCAGCTGAACCAGCGTCCTTCCCAGGGTTTCACCGAGTAAAATATAAGGTTTCATCAGAGTAAGTATTTCCGCCGGTACCGCCGGAGCATTTACCGCATTTCTTACCGTCCCGCCGCGAAGGGCTTCAAGTACTTGATTCGCAATTGCAATCGCCACAGAAACCTGAGCTTCTTCCGTAGATGCGCCAAGATGGGGAGTAAGCACCACATTTGACAGATCACTATAGATATATTCCACAGGCGGTTCTTTCTCGTACACATCAATTGCAGCTCCTGCAATCTTCCCGCTTTTTAATCCGGCTGTAAGCGCTTTCTCGTCAATGATCCCGCCGCGCGCGCAATTGATCAAACGCACTCCCTCTTTCATTTTTGCAATTTCTTTTTCGCCTATTATTCCCTTTGTTTCTTTTGTAAGCGGAGTGTGCACTGTAATATAATCTGCTGTAGTTACAACTTCATCGACCGTAGCTTTTTTATAACCCGCTTTGAGAGCCATCTCTTCTGTAAGGTACGGATCAAAAGCCATTATATCCATATGAAAGCTCTTAGCGCGAAGCGCAACTTCCCTTCCCACCCTGCCCAGCCCTATTATTCCGAGAGTCTTACCGTAAAGCTCCACTCCTGTAAACTTCTTTCTATCCCATTTTTTCTGTTTCATGGAGGCATCAGCCGCAGGAATATTTCTAGAAAGAGACATCATCATAGCTATGGTATGTTCAGCCGTGGAAATAGTATTTCCATCCGGAGTGTTCATAACAATAATGCCTTTTTTTGAAGCAAAAGACACATCAACATTATCAACCCCAACTCCGGCCCTTCCGATTACTTTTAATTTTTTCGCCGCTTCAAGTATAGGCGTCGTAGCCTTGGTTTCGCTTCTAACCACAAGCGCATCATAATCCCCGATAATAGCAATAATCTCTTCAGGGGCAAGTTTAAGTTTTACATCAACCTCGGTATCCTTCT from the Candidatus Firestonebacteria bacterium RIFOXYD2_FULL_39_29 genome contains:
- a CDS encoding phosphoglycerate dehydrogenase, yielding MFKILVADPIADEGIEILKKQKDTEVDVKLKLAPEEIIAIIGDYDALVVRSETKATTPILEAAKKLKVIGRAGVGVDNVDVSFASKKGIIVMNTPDGNTISTAEHTIAMMMSLSRNIPAADASMKQKKWDRKKFTGVELYGKTLGIIGLGRVGREVALRAKSFHMDIMAFDPYLTEEMALKAGYKKATVDEVVTTADYITVHTPLTKETKGIIGEKEIAKMKEGVRLINCARGGIIDEKALTAGLKSGKIAGAAIDVYEKEPPVEYIYSDLSNVVLTPHLGASTEEAQVSVAIAIANQVLEALRGGTVRNAVNAPAVPAEILTLMKPYILLGETLGRTLVQLIDGPIKKVEIEYTGQVCDFNTSYLTLSIVRGVLTPITKEPVNFVNAPHIIKEKNILVNESKSNLIKEYTSFIKVAITTDKGRNSIGGTVFGKNNIRISRLFGYDIDLEPATYMLIIINKDVPGMVGKIGTLLGKENINIASLQMARKITGGDATTILTLDNQIEDKIMLELAKMDNIRAVKFVKNDIA